The Cicer arietinum cultivar CDC Frontier isolate Library 1 chromosome 1, Cicar.CDCFrontier_v2.0, whole genome shotgun sequence genome contains the following window.
ACTTCTTGCTCAATAACCTCATGTCCAAGCTGCTTTCTAGGTTTGAAACTTTTGACTTCAGGAAGTTCCATATCTGACTCCTCAGTGCCATTCTTTTGCGCAGTCAGCTTCTCGGCATAGTCATCTGGTAATGAAACCTGCATCTTCCTTCGCACCTCCTCCTCATCAGCTACAATGCAATAATGATCAATGACTTCATACTTCCTTGTAACGGGAGGAACCAGGCTTGCTTTTGTCATGCGAGCACCCCACTCTCGGTCATCAGTTGTGAAATCCAATTCTTCCTCAGGTGATAAGTATCTGTCCCCTCTTGGCTCTCTAACCATAGTTTGTGAACGTACTTCATGGTCGCTTTCAGACTCGGTGGTCGTAGTATCACTGTTACTCTTTCCATCGTCAAAAGACCTATCAAGATCATCAGATGTTTCACTCTCTGAGCCCATGGATTTCTTATTCAACTTTGATAAGCGCCTCCTAATTTCTCTATCAGAGGTATACTCTGCATTGTCCAAAACACCATGGCTTCCATTACTCCTGTACTTCCTTCCATTCACTAATctatttttcttatactttGAGGTAGAGCAGGACACTGCTGACGAGTCATTGTTCAGTAGCACATCTTTGTCATGCACATTTTTAGAGCTCACTTCCAACCGAGTTGCCAATTGAATAAACAATGTGATAATGTGATTCATGTCATTAGCATCACCCCGATTTTTCGCTCTGTAATTAATAAGCAAACACGTGTCGGAAATCAAACATAATATTGCAGGAGGGGGGCAAGATTGTGAGTGGTAAATTAAACACCCATTTTAGATTACCCAAGACACACAAGCCAAATGAACAAACCCATAAATCGAGGCAACTGcaacatataatatataaatttcaaagataAAATCAAGATGCAAAACAACAAGGATGTAAGCGAACCCACCAAACTTAACATGGATGGAAAACAACCATAACTGCAAAACAGTACTCCCTCCGTctcaaaatataagcaaaaatgggTCAaagaaagttgatgtatttggtcTTAATTTTGGACCAAATACTTCAACTTTCTTTGAcccatttttgcttatattttgagACGGAGGGAGTAGAACTTATGCATACAACTGAGAATCCAACAAATGAACCTCCATGCCAAGAAGATACAGTACTCAATCAGAATTTGGACAAAGTTATGAACTAAAGAGTTTTTGCATCCTTGCCCTCAAAACTAATACACCCTATCATCTTCATTTTAATGTATCGACCAACATATAAACCAGGCAACAGGAGAAAAGGAGAACAATCACCTTCTCCCAAGAAAAACGGCTAACAGAACAAGAGAACTTACTTTATTGCATCACGGCACATTCTACTTATGTCCTCTTTGACAGTGCTCAATCCACGGCTACTGTAATAACCACTTCTCATTTTAGCCTCAATTTCTGCAACctattaataaagaaaaacaaaacagaaaTCATGAGTAACAAAAGACATCTTCatgataatcaattttaaagaaCATATCACATTACCTTGGGTACAAAGAAGTCGCAGGAGTTTGTCTTCATGATATCCTTTAGTCTTGAAGCAAGGAATTCCTCCATCCTCTTATAACCACTTTCAGATTTCTTAATTGCCCAGCGTCTTGTACGAGCATCCCTAGATAAAATGGAAGATGACCTTCTAGCATCATATAGTTTGGAGCGCTTGTATAAGTTTTGACGGAATAATTGCTTTGCTGAGTCTCTCTTATCTACactatcaaaataatctttcaactgACCAAAATCATCTATTCCTAAATTACTGGATTTGGAAGCAGATGAAGCTTGCTCTGTAATATGTTTAAGGCTTCTAATTTTATGAGGCTCCTCTGTAATTCTAGCCAGGCGTGAATTCCGGCTCTTGATCCATTTCACATTGGTAAATTTAGGTGTTAGCTCTCCAAACTGGCTGCATCCTCTAATGTCTATAGTACATATACCAGGAAATGAAAGAAGAATTTGCTCAAGCATACCAGCCGTAATATTGTTACAGCCCATTAGAATTatagaattgattttgtttttatcatAAGCATTCTGCAAACAAGATAAACAGGTAAGATGTTGAGGAAGAATGAAAAACATACCAAAAATGTGAATcagaaaatatatatcaaacataCCATAATATTCCACAACACAGTATCAGTGCAAGAATGACCTAAGGATGACAAATTGACCTGTATTGAAACTCCCTTGTAAATCCTTACAGCAGATCTCCAGTGCTTGCACGTCATCGATGCAAGTACAAGAGACTTCAAATCAGATCTCATAAAATGGAAGATGCGTGCCAAAATAGGACCATCCAATAATCCCCAGCATCCCATGTCAGAATCAGCAATACCAACTTCAGGAAAAATAACATCCCCGCATAGATCCTCAAAAGTGGGTTCATCCTTCTCGATTGTAACATCATCTTCCAAATCACTGTCTTCTTCACTATCATCAACCAGCAGCCGGACTCTTTTAGCAGCACGTGCATCGCCTTCTGAAAATTTATATGGCCCAATACACACAATAAAGAAGAAACCACTTGAATGAAATCTTGAGAATAAATCTAATCTAGTGAACACTACCCCACACAAGCACATGACAAAGCCACACACATTGGTTGGAAGttcaaaccaaaaataaaaaagcagacaaaaacaacataaaatttaCAGATGTGGAGAAGAGAGGAGGAAAAAGTGTGAAGGACTAATAATTACCTGATTTCCAATATATTTGTTTCTCAATATCTTTCTTTGGTTGTCTTGCATTGATCCAGGGATCTAAAACCTCATTTATAGCCGCAGCAAACTCCCGGCTCTTGTATGATTTCATAACCAGTTCATGTAGCTTTCCACGAGTAAAACCAACAAACTGAGGGTGTGTGCTGTTAAACAAACTTGAATTTGTGCAAGATTCACCATATGAAACACCTTGAATTTGCTTTGATGGATGATCAGAGCATGCACCCAATGTTAAACTGCTTTTTTGGTGGCCCTTGAGACCGACATCTGAAGTTTCTGCGGCGGTGGTAATAGGAACCCAGAGTTTATCACTTTTCCTAAACACACTGCTATGCCTTTTTATAATTCCTTGATCTACTAAATACTGTAGCTCTGAAAATGATGAAGGACCTCTTTCACGCCCTGAACCATCAAGGTAATACCAGTCACCCAAAGGTAACTGCAACTCCTGGATAGTACAGAGGTGGTCTTTAGGGACACTAATGAGTTCCATGCTTCGGTAAGAACCTTGATCACTAACAAATTTTGACTGGGAATCTTCTTCAGTTGATAATCTATTACTATCGCTGGTTGAAGTGAATGGCCGAGTCGACCTTGGATTTTGTTTATCCTTGCATCGGGTCTTGTGGCGTGACTCGGTGAACAACAATCCCTGGTCATTGACTACACATGCATTTATCCTGACCACAGAAAGAACATTGCCTTTCACTCCTCTCACAGAAGGAAGCTTACTTTGAACTGATCTGCTTGCAGCATTGCAATCAACCCACTCATCAGCACCAAAAGCCCACAAAGGGAGATCAAGTCTCCTGTTTTGAGAAGGAAAGTACAAGTCATCTTTTTCAGGCCACCGAGGATCTTCACAACCAGACTTTGGCATTTGACATAATGGAAAACCATTATTTAGAACAAATTTTTTCCTAGAAGATCTATCTTGGGCATCATCATTCCTCTTCCAGTCACCACCTTTGCATGACCAGCGAGTGGAAAAAAACCAGTCATTAGGCATGCCAAAGCCAAATCCGTTATCCTTGTCAGAAGACATAATTAATTGAGATTCAGAATCTCTTGATGCTATATCAGTACTAGAATCACAATCTTCCTTAGGACAGGAAACATTCCATGGAAAACCTGAACAGAGATAAACACTTTTGTCACGGCCTCACAAGACATTTCACTCTAAGAGCATATCCATTTACTTCTTAAGATGTAGAATAATGATAATGAACAAAACAGTTTTGGGTGCACTGGCATAACACATAGCAATGAAATCGCAACTTTTAGTTCCATATATGATGTAAATTATAAACAGACTTGGTTTgccatttttaaataaaaaaaattggaagtaCGATTTTATTTAGTTAATCTGTTTccaatgtataaataaattcaaaattttataccATCAACAACTCACAATATTAACTGCAAAGATAAAATGACAGCATGGGTTTGATGCAAACTTTTTAAAACTGAGAGAATTAGGAAAAATAGGCAATCATAAGAAAAGggatttttttacaaaagaaaacGGCTATTGAGTAAAGCATAAAATGATATGGAAAATACTGTATATTTTATACATAATCACCAAAGCTTTGTATAGACCATTCAAAAGCTAATTAGATTTCAGGCACCAAAGCCTAACGCAGATGCTTAACCTAATACTATCTCCAAGGACCAAACTACAGTACAAACCAAGTTAATGCTTATATGTAACGTTCAGACATGTATAATCTCTCGGCCGTTACCAACATCAAGACAAGAGTCCACTTGTCAATCTGCAAATGGACAACTCTGATAACAAAACAACCTCAATATTGCCAAGTAGCGTAAaaccaaaacaaaatgaaaattacCAAAAAAACCCAAGACAAGAGTCCACTTGTCAATGCACAAAATGAATATAGCACAATTTGAAAATTCCCAAGGACCACCAAAGCAGAATACATACCTTCATAGTCTCCTAACCCCTCCCCTTTCGGATTTTCAAATTTCATTTGCAACGCTTCtgcaaataaataataataattaccaAGTTTGCAAAAGATATTTCAGGGTAAATACTAAATAGGGGGAAAACAATTTAAGTTTGACGCAAATTCTGCGGTTTTTTCCTCACTTTTTAAGGAGATTCAAAACAATATCATTGCCTGATGAATAAAATACCTTTTATTGCCTCAAGTTCCATCCCAGGAATGACATCATAACCTTCCAACAGATTTAAGACTCTTTCATCAATGTGGAAGTTGTCCACAAGTTCAGGTGTAAGCACATCGTCGTTAGGGTATACACGTGGCAGTATCTCTGGATAATTCTCAGGACCAAATTGAATGCCTGCAGTATCGGCCAAAAGATTACCTGAAGCTTCTGGAGGATTAACAAACTGAGTTATTGTATCTGACACAATGGATGGAAAACTCTGAGCAGCCAATGGCGACACTGCATTTTCAACTGTTAACCACCTGTCACTATCCAAGTGTTTAATAAAGTGATCTGACATTAGTACCCCTTCATCAACAAGGACCCTGATATCACACAATTTAGCAGGCCCATTTTCTACACCTCCATAATCGAGGTAAAACCATTTCCTTGATGTCAAATCTGTCACCACAGGGACATGCGGAGGGGTGTCACAAATGTCCATATCTTCTTCCATTGAAGGCAGCTCCTCAGGAGGTGGCTCACAGTGAGGAGATTCTTTGTGGCTAACAGTTGGGCTACAGGACTGCTGTTCCTCAACGGGTTGACTACCAATGTCTTTTTCAGTAGACTCGTTGACATCTTGTATGTTTCTTTCATCTTGAGATTCTGTAACCAAACAATTTGACTCCCTTTGAATGTGCTTATTTTCATCATTCTTACAACTATTTGGGGAGTTATGTTTTTCACTTGGTAAGTTTTTACAACTTATTTCTTGATGAACATCTTTCCTTGTATGATCAAGGGGGGATCCTTCTACTAAATTTGGAGTACAATCCCTACGATCGTGACGCATACCTTGATCTTGTGGCGACTGCTCAGTGCGTGCCGGACTTCTCAACTTATGATCATGCTGACGACTTCTGTCCCAGTTCCTCATATATGGAGACCTCTCCCTACCATGGGGGGATTTCTCCCGGCTATATGGAGATCTTTCACGACCACACGGGGAACGTCGCACTGGAGTCCGATCTCGATGATCATAATACCTGCTTCGGTCACGTGGGGACCGCTCAGAATGAACGGGGCTGCGTCCATGCCTGTCATAAGCTGGTCTGGTAGACAAAGAAGGTTCATGATTTCTAGATGAGTACTTTTCTGCAGATAACCTGGTAGAGTTATTATTTCTATAAGACTGCTCCACAGGGCGACGAGAATAGTTCTCTGAATGAACACAACGATAGCTATCATCAGAAAGCCTTCGACTTTTTAAACTGGTAAAATCTGCAGAATGCTTCCGCTCATAGCTGTCAGAATCATTACCTGGCCTCTTCAAACGACTACCAGAAGTGTAATCACGTGCATGATCCTTAACATTGTTATATGAATTTTTCTCGTCATCAACAATCTTTGAACTGATCCTTACATTCCTCTGCTGTGGATTCTCCCACCTTGGAGAGCTTTTAACATGCTGATTCCCACTTCTATTCATGAATTCTTTCTTTCTAAAAGAATCATCACCTGCATATTTCCAAGAAGGGGGTGTACGTTGTTCAGGTTCAATTTTCCAACCTTTGTCCCTACCTGAATAATATCGTCTGTTTCGACTGTTACCATAATCATCCTTCCCCATTTCTCCCTTATACCATCTATTATCTGGAATGAATTCTCCCTTCTCAATATCATCCTTCGCACCTCTCCACGATCCATATTCATTGTCAAATTTGTCTCCTCTCCTTTCCACGTCATCTCTTCTCCATTTACCAGAATGATTCTCTCCCTTCTCGAACTCCCTTGCTTTCCATCTCTCACTCACAACAATCTCCCCGTTCTCAATCTCACTTCGCCTCACCGGTGGATTCATCTCCGGCACGAATTCTCCGTTTTCAATTTCACTTCTAGGCCACTTCAAAGTAACCAATTCACCTTCTTCCACTTCTTCCCTCTGCACTTTTTCACCACATATCATTTCACCATTCTCAAAATCACTGTTGCTGCTTCTCTTGCTCACTCTATCCAACCCTAATTCACTCTTCCTCGACTTCATGTTCTTCCTATCGCTATCAGAAAACTTGAGCAACTTTGAGTTAAAGACATTCCCACTCTTGCCTCCGCAATGCGTTTTCTCTGAACTCGATAACCTCTCCATAGTATACTGCAAAGGCATGCATGCGACACCTCCATCGCCCATGGAAATCTCGCCTTCGAGATTAGAAAACCCTAGCTATCTCCTTCGCCGGGGCTATTGATGCTCATGCTTCAGATGCTTCACCTTTTCTTAATCCTCGCACaaatcaaaaaccctaaatcacacaaaaacaaaattagcacagagattattaaaacaaaaacaaaacaaatgcGTATAATTCACACACAGGCATATCCAAACGAACGAGAAATTTCACGTGGAAAAATCACGGTTCGTGATTCAAGCACTGTGAAACTAAAACTACTCCATTGAAATCGAGAAGGTGAATTGAAAACAAGAACGAAGAAAACGAAGAAGAAATGAAAATTACcgagaaaatgaaaaagaagaagaagaagatagaTCGGAGATAAAAGCGTAGCTGGTGATGATGAATCTTGAAGCGCGAGAAGAAACGAGATCgagaaaaaatgaaattatcgTGAGAAATTTTTTGTGTTGGTTGAATAGGGTAATTAGTAACAGTGCCTTCGTTCCTCTTTCGCGCTTCCTCTCTCTGCTATTATATGTTCTCTTCTTTGTGTTCTTTGTTGCTCTGGATTATTAAACACGAAAACCTtcgttttattttttcaactttttttatcttctttattTATCGGTGGGTTGAAATACGGAAATACCCCTATGGACgggtaaattaatttatatgggCTGATGATAATTGGCTATTTCATCATAAAATTCATCAATGACAATTTTAAGGTAATTGTTTTTTCattcttcaaatatatttttgaattggtAAGTTTAGAGAGCATTGGAGTGAAGGAAGAAACTCTCCAATCATAATTAGCtataatttgagagtttgtatAAACTCTCAACTAGTAAAGCCAAAgggtgtaaaaaaaaaattatgtccaCCTCTTAGAAAAATGATAACGCTTTTGCCGtgtttaagaaataaaaagaacaaaTGCACTAGTATAAACATTGTGTAAACTTTTAAACCAAGTAATGTAACATGCAAACCAATAATTGGATATTTTAGTAGTTTGCAATTGGGCTATGGGTTGAATAAATTTATACGTGGTAATATTTGTCACGAAATCTCCAAATTTATatgtcaaataaaatttaatattttaaaatgatataaaatttaatattttaaaatgatataaaatttaataattaatatatgatacaataattgttaacaatattaattattattattgttctaAAAATActgatatttaaaatatatatatatatatatatggtaacTTTTGTCACAAATTTTCCAAATTGATAtggtcaaataaaatttaatattttaaaataatataaaattgaataattaatatagaatacaaaaatttatgataatattaataattactccaattatattaaatactttaacaatatttaaatatataactttaatatatttgtgtgtgtatatatatatacagagagagagagagagagaaagagagatcaTATCAAAGAAGATGACATTTATAATAAGAGTAAGagaaatttagattatttattgattaaattatgaATGATCaagattataataaaaatgactTTTTGAAGTGATCATAGGtcacttaaattaattttaattacaatcATTCATTaatgatcaaaatttaattatctcacatttttattaaatatattctcacatgtatttaatattttaaaacaatataaaatatattaaatttcatgtgtgtttataatttaaaacaataaaaatatttaaatattacaacAAGTAAAATATCTGacaattttaaaaagatattaCTATTAACAGTATCTGAGTAAAATACTTTGCATATCTCAAAAACAAgaaagataaaaatttaaataaaattttagttaatatcAAGAAACTCTCTAATTTCTTTGTAGTTTATCAATTATAGTTTatttacacatattaaaaaaccaatattttcttattaaaacACCCAATTCAGCTTAATGTATAAGAGTTAATGATAAATTTACCTTTCAAAAGAGATAATGACAAAATAAACACTtaataatctatattttttaaagttatcaTAAAATGTCAAagatattacaaaataattgaacgtcaattattgtatattttatattataaccttaaaagagagagagagagataaatcatttaatttgaattaaatttttatattataaagattataataaaataaaaagttaaggTACAATAAAATAAGTGTCGTAGGACAACCTCGTTCAAAGAAACTTATTCATGATGATAACtttgtataattaaaaaaaaaaaatacatttattcccatgaaaaaatagaatatatttgatttaatgggGGAATAAACGCACAATAATATGCAGCGGATATAAAATTTCATAACTCGTAAGAACTTGTGTggagcaacaacaaatatatagcagcaaattaattaaaatgaaagagTTTAAAGAATACTGATATTTTAATGTGAAAAACTTCTCAATGCAAAGGATAAAAAAATAACGGGTCGTCTAGACCAAAGAGATAGCTcaactataatcaaataagcGTACAAGAGAGTCTCAAAATGATGTACAAATTGTACCTACAAACAATCAAAATAGCAAAGCACTAAAGTCTACAAATAAAAAAGCAAGAAGGagaaaaacatcaaaaaaaaaCATGCTcttgtgcgagcacgatttctctcCTCCAGTCGTCGTTTAGTCGATACCCACTCCAGATGTCGTTTCGCCGATCTGACCGTTGAAAATGAAGATCTGAATattgcgaacctgctgtccaaaaatcagtcTGATCCAACAGTTAACAAATGCGCAGTCaatgtttttctgagactggTTTAACAAAATCGTTAATAGAGTTatcttttctttcaaaatagtTTCTCTCTTTCTACCCTAATTAGACCACTCTTCACTTAAATAAGTAAGACATATGGACTATAATATTTAGACTTTTCTCCATATAGGAATGGAGTTCAATATCCAACATGATTATATGATATCGAGGttgaaaagaataaataaaaatacatagggtatttaaaatttgtaagtA
Protein-coding sequences here:
- the LOC101490644 gene encoding histone-lysine N-methyltransferase ATXR3-like isoform X4, with amino-acid sequence MGDGGVACMPLQYTMERLSSSEKTHCGGKSGNVFNSKLLKFSDSDRKNMKSRKSELGLDRVSKRSSNSDFENGEMICGEKVQREEVEEGELVTLKWPRSEIENGEFVPEMNPPVRRSEIENGEIVVSERWKAREFEKGENHSGKWRRDDVERRGDKFDNEYGSWRGAKDDIEKGEFIPDNRWYKGEMGKDDYGNSRNRRYYSGRDKGWKIEPEQRTPPSWKYAGDDSFRKKEFMNRSGNQHVKSSPRWENPQQRNVRISSKIVDDEKNSYNNVKDHARDYTSGSRLKRPGNDSDSYERKHSADFTSLKSRRLSDDSYRCVHSENYSRRPVEQSYRNNNSTRLSAEKYSSRNHEPSLSTRPAYDRHGRSPVHSERSPRDRSRYYDHRDRTPVRRSPCGRERSPYSREKSPHGRERSPYMRNWDRSRQHDHKLRSPARTEQSPQDQGMRHDRRDCTPNLVEGSPLDHTRKDVHQEISCKNLPSEKHNSPNSCKNDENKHIQRESNCLVTESQDERNIQDVNESTEKDIGSQPVEEQQSCSPTVSHKESPHCEPPPEELPSMEEDMDICDTPPHVPVVTDLTSRKWFYLDYGGVENGPAKLCDIRVLVDEGVLMSDHFIKHLDSDRWLTVENAVSPLAAQSFPSIVSDTITQFVNPPEASGNLLADTAGIQFGPENYPEILPRVYPNDDVLTPELVDNFHIDERVLNLLEGYDVIPGMELEAIKEALQMKFENPKGEGLGDYEGFPWNVSCPKEDCDSSTDIASRDSESQLIMSSDKDNGFGFGMPNDWFFSTRWSCKGGDWKRNDDAQDRSSRKKFVLNNGFPLCQMPKSGCEDPRWPEKDDLYFPSQNRRLDLPLWAFGADEWVDCNAASRSVQSKLPSVRGVKGNVLSVVRINACVVNDQGLLFTESRHKTRCKDKQNPRSTRPFTSTSDSNRLSTEEDSQSKFVSDQGSYRSMELISVPKDHLCTIQELQLPLGDWYYLDGSGRERGPSSFSELQYLVDQGIIKRHSSVFRKSDKLWVPITTAAETSDVGLKGHQKSSLTLGACSDHPSKQIQGVSYGESCTNSSLFNSTHPQFVGFTRGKLHELVMKSYKSREFAAAINEVLDPWINARQPKKDIEKQIYWKSEGDARAAKRVRLLVDDSEEDSDLEDDVTIEKDEPTFEDLCGDVIFPEVGIADSDMGCWGLLDGPILARIFHFMRSDLKSLVLASMTCKHWRSAVRIYKGVSIQVNLSSLGHSCTDTVLWNIMNAYDKNKINSIILMGCNNITAGMLEQILLSFPGICTIDIRGCSQFGELTPKFTNVKWIKSRNSRLARITEEPHKIRSLKHITEQASSASKSSNLGIDDFGQLKDYFDSVDKRDSAKQLFRQNLYKRSKLYDARRSSSILSRDARTRRWAIKKSESGYKRMEEFLASRLKDIMKTNSCDFFVPKVAEIEAKMRSGYYSSRGLSTVKEDISRMCRDAIKAKNRGDANDMNHIITLFIQLATRLEVSSKNVHDKDVLLNNDSSAVSCSTSKYKKNRLVNGRKYRSNGSHGVLDNAEYTSDREIRRRLSKLNKKSMGSESETSDDLDRSFDDGKSNSDTTTTESESDHEVRSQTMVREPRGDRYLSPEEELDFTTDDREWGARMTKASLVPPVTRKYEVIDHYCIVADEEEVRRKMQVSLPDDYAEKLTAQKNGTEESDMELPEVKSFKPRKQLGHEVIEQEVYGIDPYTHNLLLDSMPEELDWSLQEKHLFIEDMLLRTLNMHVRSSTGTGNTPMSYPLQPVIENIKRRADEDCDARMIRMCQGILKAIDNRPDDKYVAYRKGLGVVCNKEEGFSQDDFVVEFLGEVYPVWKWFEKQDGIRALQKDSKDPAPEFYNIYLERPKGDADGYDLVVVDAMHKANYASRICHSCRPNCEANKDAKEPNLFDANVVFESVQN
- the LOC101490644 gene encoding histone-lysine N-methyltransferase ATXR3-like isoform X3; translation: MGDGGVACMPLQYTMERLSSSEKTHCGGKSGNVFNSKLLKFSDSDRKNMKSRKSELGLDRVSKRSSNSDFENGEMICGEKVQREEVEEGELVTLKWPRSEIENGEFVPEMNPPVRRSEIENGEIVVSERWKAREFEKGENHSGKWRRDDVERRGDKFDNEYGSWRGAKDDIEKGEFIPDNRWYKGEMGKDDYGNSRNRRYYSGRDKGWKIEPEQRTPPSWKYAGDDSFRKKEFMNRSGNQHVKSSPRWENPQQRNVRISSKIVDDEKNSYNNVKDHARDYTSGSRLKRPGNDSDSYERKHSADFTSLKSRRLSDDSYRCVHSENYSRRPVEQSYRNNNSTRLSAEKYSSRNHEPSLSTRPAYDRHGRSPVHSERSPRDRSRYYDHRDRTPVRRSPCGRERSPYSREKSPHGRERSPYMRNWDRSRQHDHKLRSPARTEQSPQDQGMRHDRRDCTPNLVEGSPLDHTRKDVHQEISCKNLPSEKHNSPNSCKNDENKHIQRESNCLVTESQDERNIQDVNESTEKDIGSQPVEEQQSCSPTVSHKESPHCEPPPEELPSMEEDMDICDTPPHVPVVTDLTSRKWFYLDYGGVENGPAKLCDIRVLVDEGVLMSDHFIKHLDSDRWLTVENAVSPLAAQSFPSIVSDTITQFVNPPEASGNLLADTAGIQFGPENYPEILPRVYPNDDVLTPELVDNFHIDERVLNLLEGYDVIPGMELEAIKEALQMKFENPKGEGLGDYEGFPWNVSCPKEDCDSSTDIASRDSESQLIMSSDKDNGFGFGMPNDWFFSTRWSCKGGDWKRNDDAQDRSSRKKFVLNNGFPLCQMPKSGCEDPRWPEKDDLYFPSQNRRLDLPLWAFGADEWVDCNAASRSVQSKLPSVRGVKGNVLSVVRINACVVNDQGLLFTESRHKTRCKDKQNPRSTRPFTSTSDSNRLSTEEDSQSKFVSDQGSYRSMELISVPKDHLCTIQELQLPLGDWYYLDGSGRERGPSSFSELQYLVDQGIIKRHSSVFRKSDKLWVPITTAAETSDVGLKGHQKSSLTLGACSDHPSKQIQGVSYGESCTNSSLFNSTHPQFVGFTRGKLHELVMKSYKSREFAAAINEVLDPWINARQPKKDIEKQIYWKSEGDARAAKRVRLLVDDSEEDSDLEDDVTIEKDEPTFEDLCGDVIFPEVGIADSDMGCWGLLDGPILARIFHFMRSDLKSLVLASMTCKHWRSAVRIYKGVSIQVNLSSLGHSCTDTVLWNIMNAYDKNKINSIILMGCNNITAGMLEQILLSFPGICTIDIRGCSQFGELTPKFTNVKWIKSRNSRLARITEEPHKIRSLKHITEQASSASKSSNLGIDDFGQLKDYFDSVDKRDSAKQLFRQNLYKRSKLYDARRSSSILSRDARTRRWAIKKSESGYKRMEEFLASRLKDIMKTNSCDFFVPKVAEIEAKMRSGYYSSRGLSTVKEDISRMCRDAIKAKNRGDANDMNHIITLFIQLATRLEVSSKNVHDKDVLLNNDSSAVSCSTSKYKKNRLVNGRKYRSNGSHGVLDNAEYTSDREIRRRLSKLNKKSMGSESETSDDLDRSFDDGKSNSDTTTTESESDHEVRSQTMVREPRGDRYLSPEEELDFTTDDREWGARMTKASLVPPVTRKYEVIDHYCIVADEEEVRRKMQVSLPDDYAEKLTAQKNGTEESDMELPEVKSFKPRKQLGHEVIEQEVYGIDPYTHNLLLDSMPEELDWSLQEKHLFIEDMLLRTLNMHVRSSTGTGNTPMSYPLQPVIENIKRRADEDCDARMIRMCQGILKAIDNRPDDKYVAYRKGLGVVCNKEEGFSQDDFVVEFLGEVYPVWKWFEKQDGIRALQKDSKDPAPEFYNIYLERPKGDADGYDLVVVDAMHKANYASRICHSCRPNCEAKASISCFPLGVAGAAKMPRNQIYLMQMLYLNLSRIRDEFEIFIKWHISIFYPIFVPING